The proteins below come from a single Candidatus Cloacimonadota bacterium genomic window:
- a CDS encoding S8 family serine peptidase has protein sequence MKRLILIFNILCLAWNVWAAADLYSGGEARPHYANDLVKVKLSLAAAQRSNLPQQLMEETSRFGLADLDQILTETGGTAVIRAHRRLKNKAWEAAQGFDRWFLVRLNGKTAVEEALAAFKTSPWIEDISFEHFAYTQYVPNDPHYPNNWGHNNTGQGPGGGGAGFDSNAPEAWDDSQTFGDPNIIIAIIDSGVNYNHEDLNDNCVPGWDYGSNDNDPTDTNGHGTQCAGIAAGEINNGVGVAGVAGGCSIMPLKVMNNYGNMTMTSITNAITHAADNGAHVISMSLGAENGADEGDNPACDAALYYAYNQGCVIFAATANSNASSIAYPSNHTAVISVGAASPTGQRKSRTSSDGQSWWGSNYGVNIQDDPKAVDIMAATILPATTRNGSYSTDFNGTSCATPYAAGVAALILSKDPSLTPDEVRQAIVNSATDMTIDGGAGWDRYTGYGMINASAALATIAPGMPACVITAPANNSIHSLGATIQVTVNASDTDGFISHVDFYLDDSATPSFTDATAPYAWDWDTAGATSGEHTIRAEAFDNLSNSRSFEISVILLQPAHEGFESGLFDLYPWQNPSSGPWTVQSETVYSGSYSAKSGDITHLQESVLSLTLTVSQPGNVSFFSKVSSEPNYDYLRFYIDGVQQGQWSGLLNWEFHSYPVAAGTRTFTWSYVKDQGVSTGSDCAWLDHISFPAHNAPPFAPSGLTATAVSPSRVLLNWTDNSSDETEFYVERSTGGYWALVNWAGPDMTTAEDTGLEPATSYRYRVRAANTNGNSNYSNVAFVMTFGNDCPDNVTATQQANWVKLSWDAPVNGASTYQVWRYEQIDGNLANGVLITPSNISETSFTDQDWYLLNPGNYLWQVKAVAGTELSAGSLSNTLAKAANGVILGTVTDLSGAPIANSTVATGTVSALTNDYGVYSMSVVPENYILTASHPDYESVTLSDVTVVSDLQTQVDFQLPLYTVARPTFSPEPGAYSGSVDIVLSSATPEAVIRFTLDGSEPDPQSQIYSVPIRLETSATVQAKAFKLNCAPSETAAAFYEITVSADDPAAPAVAGIQSVWPNPFSAKTSISLYLKDAGAYSLDIYNVRGELVRRFVGQAKGPVELVWDAKDSKGRNLASGIYLIRFAQGELRQTRKLVLK, from the coding sequence GTGAAACGATTGATCCTGATCTTCAACATCCTCTGCCTCGCCTGGAATGTCTGGGCGGCGGCTGATCTATATTCTGGCGGCGAAGCGCGTCCTCACTATGCAAATGACCTCGTGAAGGTGAAACTCAGTCTGGCCGCGGCACAGCGGTCCAACCTGCCACAGCAGTTGATGGAGGAAACTTCCCGTTTCGGCCTGGCCGACCTTGACCAAATCCTGACTGAAACCGGCGGAACAGCCGTGATCCGGGCCCACCGGCGCTTGAAGAACAAAGCCTGGGAAGCCGCTCAGGGCTTTGACCGCTGGTTTTTGGTGCGCCTGAACGGCAAAACCGCTGTGGAAGAAGCGCTGGCGGCCTTCAAAACCAGCCCCTGGATCGAGGATATAAGCTTCGAACACTTTGCCTATACGCAATATGTTCCCAACGATCCCCATTATCCCAACAACTGGGGCCACAACAACACCGGACAGGGTCCAGGGGGCGGAGGAGCCGGATTTGACAGCAACGCTCCCGAAGCCTGGGATGACTCCCAGACCTTCGGCGACCCCAACATCATCATTGCCATCATCGACAGCGGCGTGAACTACAACCACGAAGACCTCAACGACAACTGCGTTCCCGGATGGGATTACGGCTCCAACGACAACGATCCCACCGATACAAACGGCCACGGCACCCAATGTGCCGGTATTGCCGCCGGTGAGATCAACAATGGCGTCGGCGTGGCCGGAGTGGCCGGAGGCTGCAGCATCATGCCCCTCAAGGTGATGAACAACTACGGCAACATGACTATGACCTCCATCACCAATGCAATCACCCATGCCGCTGATAACGGCGCGCATGTGATCAGCATGAGCCTGGGAGCTGAGAATGGCGCTGATGAGGGTGACAATCCCGCCTGCGACGCGGCCCTCTACTATGCCTACAACCAAGGCTGCGTGATCTTTGCCGCCACCGCGAACTCGAATGCTTCCTCCATCGCCTATCCTTCCAACCACACAGCGGTTATCAGTGTGGGCGCCGCCAGTCCCACAGGACAGCGAAAAAGCAGAACTTCCTCCGACGGACAATCCTGGTGGGGCTCCAACTACGGCGTGAACATACAGGACGACCCCAAGGCAGTGGATATAATGGCGGCTACCATTTTGCCGGCTACCACACGCAACGGCAGCTACAGCACCGATTTCAACGGCACTTCCTGCGCCACGCCTTACGCGGCGGGGGTTGCCGCGCTAATACTTTCCAAGGATCCCAGCCTCACCCCCGACGAGGTGCGTCAGGCGATAGTGAATTCCGCCACGGACATGACCATTGATGGCGGAGCCGGCTGGGACCGCTATACAGGCTATGGCATGATCAACGCCAGCGCGGCTTTGGCAACCATCGCCCCCGGCATGCCTGCTTGCGTTATCACAGCCCCGGCCAATAACTCCATCCATTCGCTGGGCGCTACCATCCAGGTCACTGTCAATGCCAGTGATACCGACGGCTTCATCTCTCACGTGGATTTTTACCTCGATGACAGCGCCACTCCGTCCTTCACCGATGCCACCGCCCCCTATGCCTGGGATTGGGACACTGCTGGAGCAACCTCTGGAGAACACACAATCAGAGCCGAGGCTTTCGACAACCTCAGCAACAGCCGTAGCTTCGAGATCAGCGTAATCCTGCTGCAGCCCGCCCATGAAGGCTTCGAATCCGGTTTATTCGACCTTTATCCGTGGCAGAATCCGAGTTCCGGGCCTTGGACAGTTCAGAGCGAAACCGTCTATTCCGGCAGCTATTCCGCCAAATCCGGCGATATCACACATCTGCAGGAAAGCGTGCTCAGCCTCACCCTGACGGTGAGCCAACCAGGAAATGTGAGTTTCTTCAGCAAGGTTTCCAGCGAACCCAACTATGACTATCTGCGCTTTTACATTGATGGTGTGCAGCAGGGGCAGTGGTCCGGCCTGCTGAACTGGGAATTCCACAGCTACCCAGTGGCGGCGGGAACCCGCACCTTCACATGGAGCTACGTAAAAGACCAGGGCGTGAGTACAGGCAGCGACTGCGCCTGGCTGGACCACATCAGTTTCCCGGCTCACAACGCTCCCCCCTTCGCCCCTTCAGGGCTCACGGCCACGGCGGTCTCACCCTCCAGAGTGTTGCTGAATTGGACCGATAATTCCAGCGACGAGACGGAATTCTACGTGGAACGCTCCACCGGAGGATACTGGGCTTTGGTTAACTGGGCCGGACCGGATATGACCACCGCCGAGGACACCGGGCTCGAGCCTGCCACCAGCTACAGATACCGGGTTCGGGCTGCCAACACCAATGGCAACAGCAACTACAGCAATGTGGCCTTCGTAATGACCTTTGGCAACGACTGCCCGGACAATGTGACCGCCACGCAACAGGCAAACTGGGTGAAACTTAGCTGGGACGCCCCTGTGAACGGAGCCAGCACGTATCAGGTCTGGCGCTATGAACAGATCGACGGCAACCTGGCCAATGGAGTGCTGATCACTCCATCCAACATAAGCGAAACCTCTTTTACCGATCAGGATTGGTATCTGCTCAACCCAGGCAACTATCTGTGGCAGGTGAAAGCTGTGGCTGGAACTGAACTCTCGGCCGGTTCACTTTCCAACACCCTGGCCAAGGCAGCCAATGGCGTGATTTTGGGAACGGTTACCGACCTCAGCGGAGCGCCCATAGCCAATTCCACCGTGGCCACCGGAACGGTTTCAGCGCTGACCAATGACTATGGAGTCTATAGCATGAGCGTTGTGCCTGAAAACTACATCCTCACAGCCAGCCATCCAGATTACGAATCGGTAACCCTTTCGGATGTGACTGTGGTTTCTGACCTGCAGACCCAAGTCGATTTCCAGTTGCCGCTCTACACGGTGGCAAGGCCCACCTTCAGCCCTGAACCTGGAGCCTACTCAGGAAGCGTGGATATTGTGCTAAGTAGCGCCACACCGGAAGCGGTGATCCGCTTCACCCTTGACGGCAGCGAACCCGACCCGCAATCACAGATCTATTCCGTCCCCATCCGGCTGGAGACCAGCGCCACGGTACAAGCCAAAGCTTTCAAGCTCAACTGCGCTCCCAGTGAGACGGCTGCTGCCTTTTACGAGATCACGGTTTCAGCCGATGATCCCGCCGCTCCGGCTGTGGCTGGCATCCAGAGTGTCTGGCCCAATCC